In Acaryochloris marina S15, a single genomic region encodes these proteins:
- a CDS encoding hybrid sensor histidine kinase/response regulator: MDKEQQVQFKFLEEAEDCYDRIERALLGLAANVAEPEQLDEALRASHTVKGGAAMMGLMDLSKVAHRLEDFFKILRVHHASKTIETEVETLLLQGLDCLRQVGDRYRQGAEIDAAWLAEQIYPVFDQLQVHLGDVTDEDETALLNGDEDETDPALLMFEDGVEAVLDRIEGYFETLPAPQLAAELAMTAEELVAFGHMANLEPFIQLCQSVQELAPQVIPEQIPELSTAALKTWRRSHALVLRRSFEKLPHQLPDFTPNIASSPEIDFENALDLVDLSALQADFGAIDMPPELPAEAISFADDPAVADLAEALATDLPSPEPLETVNLDELSLNDPAIANLANALSIELPAADFDIPAEIPTDDLFNTTDFDIPAEIPADDLLNADDLINLQDSMELADLQDAFAIDADLGVSLPEPVVATSPENPVPTINPAAESPIPSELPLTLESAAQILEQATANQPAAAPAAKPLSGKTVRVPVEQLEQFNALFGKLILERNTVNLRFEQLQTYTQLIRQRIQQLEASNTQLQQWYDRASLEGIVPAEAAAPAQPEQIAEPRPGQFDALEMDQYTDLHLIAQDQIETIVQLQEVGSDINLTLQDMGQAVRDINQTTRSLQTNVTRTQMVPFREIVKRFPRVIRDLSVQFNKPVNLVMEGDATLIDRSVLESLGDALNHLLRNAFDHGIGSQERRLSIGKAPEGKITIKARNRGAQTVITISDDGAGIRLDKVRNRLQSMGLTESEVLQMSDQDLLDCIFEPGFSTADQVTEISGRGVGMDVVRTNLRDIRGDIYVNTERSVGTTFTITVPYTLSVLRVMLLEHSGLIFAVPVDNIRELLRIEADQLHTIEQTQKLTWQDQSIPVMNLARHWAFSQTRKFSEMLGTPVINQPTVLVVGEESTVGGLEIERFWGEQEVTIRNIDSPLPMPPGFVSSTVLGDGRVVPIIDPLPVLKWCLEREQSGLIAASVEPVSQASQGNTVLVVDDSVNVRRFLAMTLEKAGYLVEQARDGQEAVDKLESGLTVQAVVCDIEMPRLDGYGVLEEVKGQRRFEDLPIVMLTSRSHEKHRKVAMNLGASAYFSKPFNEQELLDTLAGFIDQKTPELVG, translated from the coding sequence ATGGATAAAGAACAACAAGTCCAGTTCAAATTTCTCGAAGAAGCAGAAGATTGTTACGACAGGATTGAACGGGCTTTGCTGGGTCTAGCAGCAAACGTTGCTGAACCAGAGCAACTGGACGAAGCCCTCAGAGCCTCCCACACCGTTAAGGGGGGAGCGGCCATGATGGGGCTGATGGATCTGAGTAAAGTGGCCCACCGTCTAGAAGACTTCTTCAAAATCTTGCGGGTGCATCACGCCTCCAAAACCATCGAAACGGAGGTAGAGACCTTGCTATTGCAGGGTTTAGATTGCTTGCGACAGGTGGGTGATCGCTATCGGCAAGGAGCCGAAATTGATGCAGCCTGGCTAGCAGAACAAATTTATCCCGTCTTTGACCAACTGCAAGTTCATTTAGGGGATGTCACGGACGAGGACGAGACGGCGCTGCTCAACGGCGACGAGGATGAAACGGATCCGGCACTACTGATGTTTGAGGATGGCGTGGAAGCCGTTCTCGATCGGATTGAAGGCTATTTTGAGACCTTGCCTGCCCCTCAGCTCGCTGCAGAGCTGGCCATGACGGCAGAAGAACTGGTGGCTTTTGGTCATATGGCGAATTTAGAGCCTTTTATTCAGCTCTGCCAATCCGTCCAGGAACTAGCCCCCCAAGTTATCCCCGAGCAAATTCCAGAACTATCCACTGCCGCCCTCAAAACCTGGCGACGGTCCCATGCCTTGGTGCTGCGACGCAGCTTTGAGAAGCTGCCCCACCAGCTTCCGGACTTTACGCCCAATATCGCTTCCAGTCCTGAAATTGACTTTGAAAATGCCCTAGACTTAGTGGACTTGTCGGCTCTGCAAGCAGACTTTGGCGCGATTGACATGCCCCCAGAGCTACCTGCAGAGGCCATCTCTTTTGCAGATGATCCCGCCGTAGCTGACCTAGCCGAAGCTTTAGCCACGGATCTGCCTAGCCCCGAACCGCTAGAAACAGTCAATCTGGACGAGCTTTCCCTCAATGATCCGGCCATCGCCAACTTAGCCAATGCCTTATCCATTGAGTTACCTGCTGCTGACTTTGACATCCCGGCGGAGATCCCTACAGATGACTTATTCAATACAACTGACTTTGACATCCCAGCGGAGATCCCTGCAGATGACCTATTAAATGCAGATGATCTCATCAATTTGCAAGACTCGATGGAGCTTGCGGATCTACAGGACGCATTTGCCATTGACGCGGATCTTGGGGTTTCCCTACCCGAACCAGTGGTTGCAACAAGTCCTGAGAATCCTGTTCCCACCATTAATCCGGCTGCAGAGAGTCCTATCCCTTCTGAACTGCCATTAACCCTTGAGAGTGCCGCTCAAATTCTGGAACAAGCCACGGCCAACCAGCCTGCCGCTGCACCAGCAGCAAAGCCGTTAAGCGGTAAAACCGTGCGGGTTCCGGTGGAACAACTGGAGCAATTTAACGCCCTGTTTGGGAAACTGATTCTGGAACGGAATACCGTCAATCTGCGCTTTGAGCAGTTGCAAACCTATACCCAACTGATTCGACAGCGGATTCAACAACTAGAAGCATCCAATACCCAATTGCAGCAATGGTATGACCGAGCCTCCCTGGAAGGAATTGTCCCGGCAGAGGCAGCTGCCCCCGCTCAGCCCGAACAAATCGCCGAACCCAGGCCAGGGCAATTTGATGCCCTAGAAATGGACCAATATACCGACTTACACCTGATTGCCCAAGACCAAATTGAAACGATTGTCCAACTGCAAGAGGTGGGCTCAGATATTAACTTGACCCTGCAAGACATGGGTCAGGCCGTTCGAGACATTAACCAAACCACCCGCTCGTTGCAGACCAATGTCACCCGCACCCAGATGGTGCCCTTTAGAGAGATCGTCAAGCGATTCCCACGGGTGATTCGGGATTTGAGCGTTCAGTTCAATAAGCCCGTGAACTTGGTCATGGAAGGGGATGCCACCCTGATTGATCGGTCCGTGCTTGAATCCCTAGGGGATGCCCTCAACCACCTGTTGCGGAATGCCTTTGACCATGGGATTGGCAGCCAAGAGCGTCGGCTGTCCATTGGCAAAGCACCCGAAGGCAAGATTACGATTAAAGCTCGGAACCGAGGAGCTCAAACCGTCATCACCATTAGCGATGATGGGGCTGGCATCCGGTTGGATAAGGTGCGCAATCGCCTGCAATCCATGGGACTCACCGAATCAGAAGTCTTGCAGATGTCGGATCAGGACTTACTGGACTGTATCTTTGAACCCGGCTTTAGTACTGCTGACCAAGTGACTGAGATTTCAGGTCGAGGCGTGGGTATGGATGTGGTGCGAACCAACCTCCGGGACATCCGAGGCGATATTTATGTAAACACCGAACGCAGTGTCGGCACCACCTTTACAATTACGGTCCCCTATACCCTTTCGGTTCTGCGAGTCATGCTCTTGGAGCATTCTGGCTTAATTTTTGCAGTGCCCGTAGACAACATCCGCGAACTGCTGCGCATAGAGGCAGACCAACTCCACACGATTGAACAGACTCAAAAATTGACCTGGCAGGATCAGTCCATTCCAGTGATGAATTTGGCGAGGCACTGGGCCTTTAGCCAAACCCGCAAATTCTCCGAAATGTTGGGAACACCCGTTATTAATCAACCCACGGTTCTAGTGGTTGGCGAAGAATCCACTGTGGGCGGCCTGGAAATTGAGCGATTCTGGGGGGAACAAGAAGTCACGATTCGCAACATCGACAGCCCCTTACCCATGCCGCCTGGATTCGTTAGCTCTACGGTATTAGGGGATGGCCGGGTCGTCCCGATTATTGATCCATTGCCTGTGCTCAAATGGTGCCTAGAGCGCGAACAATCCGGTCTAATCGCAGCATCGGTGGAACCAGTGTCCCAAGCCAGCCAAGGCAATACGGTCCTCGTGGTGGATGACTCGGTTAATGTTCGTCGCTTCCTAGCCATGACCCTGGAAAAAGCAGGCTATCTGGTTGAGCAGGCCAGGGATGGTCAAGAAGCCGTTGATAAGCTGGAAAGTGGCTTAACGGTGCAGGCAGTCGTCTGTGACATTGAAATGCCGAGGCTGGATGGCTACGGTGTCCTCGAAGAAGTCAAAGGCCAGCGCCGATTTGAAGATTTACCCATTGTCATGCTCACCTCCCGTAGTCATGAGAAACACCGCAAAGTCGCCATGAACTTAGGGGCGTCAGCCTATTTCTCTAAACCGTTTAACGAGCAGGAATTACTAGATACCCTAGCCGGATTTATCGACCAGAAGACACCGGAATTAGTCGGTTAA
- a CDS encoding methyl-accepting chemotaxis protein: MTTQKDTSPADASTNGNSIEDQLNGTNEATSVEMETAKPAATLRQRLLTTVLPVALVPLAVASAIGYTRTEAELKAKALLQLEEVSLLTSEASTLFLLDTLKFPDLIGSDPLLLEAVKAGAQQAETQGLTQKPIEAVEAQFASTKLLKPNAKLNAYLQRVVKNVDLAEVFVTDKNGFNVAYSAPTSDFVQNDENWWQQAKEKGQFIEEPEFDDSSQTFVLALSKQITDDSGNFIGVTKIGLPTKALDEAISTLITPNLTESEIVQLVDPKLETRPVVNTITKTGSDTTNQEVTGGEDVLATAKLIEDYLAAESGDLNATKAQIENIPGIKEVEIKEKDAGKFKLLTASFTYKDRFFTLSIVPFTKLVAIASVETAEEAAAAREQLIVFALTGLLMAGIVTALIYWLSTSLSNPLTKLTGTADEAAEGNLNVRADIEGTRETRILARTFNNLVSEVQTLLNKTEQAAQEQKESRDKLEMEIYQLLDEVGEAVDGDLTVRASLNSMEMSTVADLFNAIIDNLNEIAGQVKESSVQVSSSLGANGTEIQTLAEQAVQETEQARTTLDSIEKMSVSIEDVASNAGRAAVISDEAYTTVQEGSNAMDQTVDSILGLRNTVGETSKKIKRLGESSQKISQVVSLIEEIALKTNLLAINASVEASRAGEQGQGFTVVAEQVGALAEQSTAATKEIAQIVAGIQAETKEVTEAMEVGTTQVVDSTRLVETTKEKLTQVLTRSQEINDLMRSISDATETQTETSKAVTTLMSQMAELSEQRSESSNKMAQSMQDTAAVAQKLEAAVAQFKVEESS, translated from the coding sequence ATGACTACCCAAAAGGACACTTCCCCTGCTGACGCTTCTACCAACGGCAACAGCATAGAAGACCAACTGAATGGTACTAACGAGGCCACTTCTGTTGAGATGGAAACAGCCAAGCCCGCAGCAACCCTACGCCAACGATTGTTGACCACAGTTCTGCCCGTTGCCTTGGTGCCCCTGGCGGTCGCTAGTGCGATTGGTTACACCCGAACAGAGGCAGAATTGAAAGCAAAAGCGTTGCTGCAGTTAGAGGAAGTCAGTCTCCTGACCAGTGAGGCCAGCACCCTCTTCTTGCTAGACACCCTGAAGTTCCCGGATCTGATCGGTAGTGACCCCTTGTTGCTAGAGGCGGTCAAGGCTGGAGCCCAACAGGCGGAAACCCAGGGACTGACTCAAAAGCCGATTGAGGCAGTCGAAGCTCAGTTTGCTAGCACCAAGCTGCTAAAGCCCAATGCCAAACTGAATGCATACCTGCAGCGGGTCGTTAAGAACGTTGACCTGGCCGAAGTCTTTGTGACAGATAAAAATGGCTTTAATGTTGCCTATAGTGCTCCCACCTCTGACTTTGTTCAGAACGATGAAAACTGGTGGCAGCAGGCCAAAGAAAAGGGGCAATTTATTGAAGAGCCTGAATTTGACGACTCTTCTCAGACCTTTGTGCTTGCCCTGTCCAAGCAGATTACGGATGACTCAGGCAATTTTATTGGGGTGACCAAAATTGGCCTCCCCACAAAGGCACTGGATGAGGCTATTAGTACACTGATTACTCCCAACCTAACGGAGTCTGAGATTGTGCAGCTGGTTGACCCGAAGCTGGAAACCAGGCCAGTGGTGAATACCATCACCAAAACGGGTAGTGATACGACCAACCAAGAGGTGACCGGAGGCGAGGACGTTCTAGCTACCGCCAAGCTGATCGAAGATTACTTGGCAGCTGAGTCGGGTGATCTGAATGCCACTAAAGCTCAGATTGAGAATATTCCTGGGATTAAAGAGGTAGAAATCAAAGAAAAAGATGCGGGTAAATTTAAGCTACTAACTGCTTCCTTTACTTACAAAGACCGATTCTTTACCCTATCGATTGTTCCGTTCACGAAACTGGTTGCGATCGCATCCGTTGAAACCGCTGAAGAAGCGGCAGCAGCCCGAGAGCAGTTAATCGTATTTGCCTTAACAGGCTTACTCATGGCGGGTATTGTCACCGCCTTGATCTACTGGCTCTCCACTAGCTTGTCCAATCCTCTAACTAAGCTAACGGGCACCGCCGACGAAGCGGCAGAAGGAAACTTAAATGTCCGAGCTGATATTGAAGGAACCCGCGAAACCCGAATCCTAGCCCGGACCTTCAACAACCTAGTGTCCGAGGTCCAGACCCTCTTAAACAAAACGGAACAAGCCGCTCAAGAACAAAAAGAATCCCGCGACAAACTAGAAATGGAAATCTACCAGCTCCTCGACGAAGTGGGAGAAGCGGTAGATGGCGACTTAACCGTACGCGCCAGCTTAAACTCGATGGAAATGAGTACCGTTGCTGACTTGTTCAACGCCATTATCGACAACCTCAACGAGATTGCGGGTCAGGTAAAAGAGTCCTCTGTACAGGTGAGTTCCTCCCTCGGTGCAAACGGAACCGAGATTCAGACCCTAGCGGAGCAAGCCGTCCAAGAAACTGAGCAAGCCCGAACCACCCTCGATTCGATTGAGAAAATGTCCGTCTCCATTGAGGATGTAGCCAGCAACGCCGGTCGAGCCGCTGTGATTTCCGATGAAGCCTACACGACGGTCCAAGAAGGCAGTAATGCCATGGATCAGACGGTAGACAGTATCCTCGGCCTGCGAAATACGGTCGGTGAGACCTCCAAGAAAATTAAGCGACTGGGTGAATCCTCCCAAAAGATTTCTCAGGTGGTGTCCTTGATTGAAGAAATCGCTCTCAAAACCAACCTACTCGCCATTAACGCCAGTGTTGAGGCCAGTCGTGCCGGTGAACAGGGTCAAGGTTTCACCGTGGTTGCAGAACAGGTGGGTGCCCTAGCGGAACAGTCCACTGCGGCGACGAAAGAAATCGCTCAAATTGTGGCTGGAATTCAAGCCGAGACCAAGGAAGTGACGGAGGCGATGGAAGTAGGGACCACCCAGGTGGTGGATAGTACTCGCCTGGTGGAAACGACCAAAGAGAAGCTGACCCAAGTACTGACTCGGTCCCAAGAGATCAACGACCTCATGCGGTCCATTTCTGACGCAACTGAGACCCAGACTGAAACCTCAAAAGCAGTGACCACTTTGATGTCTCAGATGGCAGAATTGTCCGAACAGCGGTCGGAATCTTCTAACAAAATGGCCCAGTCCATGCAAGACACGGCTGCCGTTGCCCAGAAGCTGGAAGCCGCTGTGGCCCAGTTTAAAGTCGAAGAATCTAGCTAA
- a CDS encoding chemotaxis protein CheW, whose amino-acid sequence MTTQKPTASTTSLARLQELLPQLFQATQLSGQPYLRFLLTKGMGALLSMEHVHESLIVAAEQITAMPNMARPVLGLINSREQVFCVVNLPQILGYPDVTGTQRQYRVIVVRVPRSEYQAAGDGDALLGLAVPQIQGVTRLSEEQLQTDPTFCPANLAPYITGACQQGDQLMYIFYPPALAKSPALYSA is encoded by the coding sequence ATGACGACTCAAAAACCCACTGCTTCGACAACATCTCTAGCGAGACTGCAAGAGCTTCTACCCCAGCTATTTCAGGCTACCCAACTATCGGGACAACCCTATTTACGGTTTTTATTGACTAAGGGCATGGGTGCCTTACTCTCGATGGAGCATGTTCATGAATCCCTGATTGTGGCAGCAGAACAGATTACGGCTATGCCGAATATGGCCAGACCCGTCCTAGGTCTAATCAATTCCCGGGAGCAGGTGTTCTGTGTGGTCAACCTGCCTCAGATATTGGGCTATCCAGATGTGACGGGCACTCAACGGCAATACCGTGTGATTGTGGTGCGGGTGCCTCGCTCTGAGTATCAGGCGGCGGGGGATGGTGATGCCCTGTTGGGGTTAGCGGTTCCCCAAATTCAAGGGGTCACCCGTCTAAGTGAAGAACAATTACAAACGGATCCCACCTTTTGTCCGGCAAACCTAGCTCCCTACATTACAGGTGCTTGCCAACAGGGAGATCAGCTCATGTATATCTTTTATCCTCCAGCCTTAGCAAAATCGCCGGCATTGTACTCGGCATAG
- a CDS encoding response regulator transcription factor has product MSSKILVVDDLQSELDLICQYLTEEGYTIVTATNGAEALEKVNQNKPDAIVTDWMMPEMGGLDLARKLRKNPETADIPVVACTAKDRDVDRMWAAKQGIEAYVTKPCTKQELVSALRAAMK; this is encoded by the coding sequence ATGAGCAGCAAAATCTTAGTCGTTGATGACCTGCAATCTGAACTCGACTTAATCTGTCAATACCTCACAGAAGAAGGTTATACCATCGTCACGGCCACGAATGGCGCAGAAGCCTTAGAGAAGGTCAACCAGAACAAGCCAGATGCTATTGTCACCGACTGGATGATGCCAGAGATGGGAGGCTTGGACCTGGCCCGTAAGCTGCGCAAGAATCCTGAAACCGCTGATATCCCAGTCGTAGCCTGTACTGCTAAAGATCGGGATGTGGACCGGATGTGGGCAGCCAAGCAGGGCATTGAAGCCTATGTCACCAAACCCTGCACCAAGCAAGAACTGGTAAGTGCCCTGAGAGCGGCCATGAAATAA
- a CDS encoding response regulator gives METTKFDPYQLLTELSSSQASGVLKASNGKSIWHIYLKEGELQYVDCSVQTLAQLSYFLCRQGLEPAFNALKEMPPQQKIDGDSTAIKAQGLIQRSMLWLQEQQMLNEIQARQIIEDITQDALETFLWLRQAKAVWENGVTSPEWVTQVLGATPLMELVDTVRFLKHRMKSWQSCCKDICSPYQRPYLLDFQHISKPVAGGKLSPEALTKLAQLMSRGFSIRQLSVLLKQDELHIAQLFGPYVEQQVIFLRNPQPPFDQLPRVPVPAIPKIPSVAQAAQAAQDANRTFKIVCIDDSPTILSEIERCLGNTRYEVTTVDDPIQASSVIFRIKPDLILLDITMPKINGYRLCSLLRSSAVFDETPIIMVTGNTGLIDKARAKLAGATDYFTKPFTQKGLMDMVEKYLTQFTPA, from the coding sequence ATGGAAACCACAAAGTTTGATCCGTATCAGCTGCTTACTGAGTTATCAAGCTCTCAAGCTAGTGGTGTTCTCAAAGCCAGTAATGGTAAATCTATTTGGCATATTTACTTGAAGGAAGGTGAGCTGCAGTATGTAGATTGCTCCGTCCAAACCCTTGCCCAACTGAGCTACTTTCTGTGCCGCCAAGGATTAGAGCCCGCCTTTAATGCCCTCAAAGAGATGCCTCCTCAGCAGAAGATAGATGGGGACAGTACAGCAATCAAAGCTCAAGGACTGATTCAGCGTTCAATGTTGTGGCTGCAAGAGCAACAGATGTTGAATGAGATCCAAGCTCGACAGATTATTGAAGATATTACCCAAGACGCCCTAGAAACCTTTTTATGGCTCAGGCAAGCCAAAGCGGTTTGGGAGAATGGCGTCACGTCTCCAGAGTGGGTGACCCAGGTCTTAGGGGCAACCCCACTGATGGAATTGGTCGATACAGTCCGGTTCCTCAAGCATCGAATGAAGAGCTGGCAAAGTTGCTGTAAGGATATTTGTTCTCCCTATCAACGCCCTTATCTTTTAGATTTCCAACACATTAGCAAGCCCGTTGCGGGTGGCAAGCTATCGCCAGAAGCCCTGACCAAACTCGCTCAGTTGATGAGTCGAGGGTTTAGTATCCGTCAGCTATCCGTTTTGTTGAAACAGGACGAGCTACATATCGCCCAACTCTTTGGTCCTTATGTGGAGCAACAGGTGATTTTTCTGCGGAATCCACAACCGCCTTTTGACCAATTACCTCGGGTTCCGGTTCCGGCTATTCCCAAAATACCCTCGGTCGCCCAAGCGGCTCAAGCCGCCCAGGACGCGAATAGAACCTTCAAAATTGTTTGCATTGATGATAGTCCCACGATCTTGAGTGAGATTGAGCGATGTTTGGGGAACACTCGTTACGAGGTCACAACGGTAGACGATCCAATCCAGGCATCCTCTGTGATCTTCCGGATTAAGCCCGATCTCATTTTGTTAGACATCACCATGCCCAAGATCAATGGCTATCGCCTATGCAGCTTGCTGAGAAGCAGTGCTGTGTTTGATGAGACTCCGATCATTATGGTGACGGGCAATACCGGACTGATTGACAAGGCTCGGGCCAAATTAGCAGGTGCCACAGATTACTTCACCAAACCTTTTACCCAGAAAGGGCTAATGGACATGGTAGAGAAGTATCTGACTCAATTTACGCCAGCTTAG
- a CDS encoding DUF2817 domain-containing protein, with protein MFSSDYWQARDRFRQAAQSLNCVLETHPIKALGPQGRSLSIDIARYGSKSPHTTLILSSGLHGVEGYCGSAIQMATLTDLLPQLTLPKGVAVLLIHALNPYGFAWNRRCNEDNIDLNRNFLLPGQSFSGSPAAYGQLDSFLNPRQPPTPRDPYTLKLLGYALRYGVSSLKKTLPVGQYDFPQGIFFGGQAPGQTQQILVAQLPIWLGQSQRIVHLDLHTGLGRWATPTFLVKPQAHQNDLPWFQQTFTAAGLQILGQQGATYVCQGDIGPWCQALMQGCDYRFATVEFGTYPILPVLKAIRAENQAHGWDEPGSPTYTWAKSLLLEANAPANTEWRQAVVAAGVAIIHQALTGIDG; from the coding sequence GTGTTTTCTTCTGACTACTGGCAAGCACGCGATCGCTTCCGCCAAGCGGCCCAATCCCTAAACTGTGTTCTCGAAACTCATCCCATCAAAGCCCTCGGTCCTCAAGGCCGATCCTTGAGTATTGATATTGCTCGGTATGGGTCTAAATCTCCCCACACCACCCTGATTCTCTCCAGTGGTTTACATGGAGTGGAAGGCTATTGCGGATCGGCAATTCAGATGGCGACCTTGACCGATTTGCTGCCCCAGCTCACCTTGCCGAAAGGGGTAGCGGTGCTGTTGATTCATGCCCTCAATCCCTATGGATTTGCGTGGAATCGTCGCTGCAACGAAGACAATATTGATCTCAATCGCAATTTTTTATTACCCGGACAATCTTTTTCTGGCAGCCCAGCGGCCTATGGTCAGCTGGATTCTTTTCTGAACCCCCGTCAACCCCCGACCCCACGAGATCCTTATACTCTCAAGCTGCTGGGTTACGCGCTGCGATATGGCGTTTCATCCCTTAAGAAAACCCTGCCCGTCGGCCAGTATGACTTTCCCCAGGGCATCTTTTTTGGCGGCCAAGCCCCTGGCCAGACCCAGCAGATTTTGGTGGCTCAACTCCCCATCTGGTTGGGCCAATCCCAGCGCATCGTCCATCTAGACTTACATACGGGTCTAGGACGCTGGGCGACGCCTACATTTTTAGTCAAGCCCCAAGCCCACCAGAACGATCTGCCCTGGTTTCAACAGACCTTTACGGCTGCAGGACTGCAAATCCTGGGACAACAAGGGGCTACCTATGTTTGCCAAGGAGATATTGGTCCCTGGTGTCAGGCGTTGATGCAGGGGTGTGACTATCGATTTGCCACGGTGGAGTTTGGTACCTATCCCATACTTCCGGTTCTCAAGGCGATTCGGGCTGAGAATCAGGCCCATGGGTGGGATGAGCCGGGTTCTCCCACCTATACATGGGCCAAGTCTTTGCTGCTAGAAGCTAATGCACCTGCGAATACTGAATGGCGTCAAGCCGTTGTTGCTGCGGGCGTTGCCATCATTCACCAAGCGCTTACAGGGATAGATGGATGA